The following proteins are co-located in the Rhodococcus opacus B4 genome:
- a CDS encoding (2Fe-2S)-binding protein has product MDEQLRRAYELTARRVPMIADQISDPGAAAFPAVRLTDPGWLADRVADTAARWGSDDPRVNGTLWWYSASSTLTGIPIATALVTGVAASPRLGDAVAFVRDDGYLGGLTASSGLPVAGGLSDLASEMAAALTPIVDALAAASGVRRAAMWAITTDSIANRALDAGAACGDRVRGSIFARGLVDALRRAGVVLPDPRFVDVRAGALSRRFTQRASCCLIYETPGSGKCVSCPRRPADDRLRGLAALVM; this is encoded by the coding sequence ATGGATGAGCAACTGCGGCGCGCGTACGAGCTGACCGCCCGTCGCGTCCCGATGATCGCCGACCAGATCTCAGACCCCGGGGCAGCCGCGTTCCCGGCCGTGCGGCTGACCGATCCCGGCTGGCTCGCGGACCGGGTCGCGGACACGGCGGCCCGGTGGGGCAGCGACGATCCGCGGGTCAACGGCACCCTGTGGTGGTACTCGGCCAGCTCGACGCTGACCGGGATCCCGATCGCGACCGCGCTCGTCACGGGTGTCGCCGCCAGTCCGAGGCTCGGCGACGCCGTGGCATTCGTGCGGGACGACGGGTACCTCGGCGGCCTCACCGCCTCGTCGGGGCTGCCGGTCGCCGGGGGACTGTCCGACTTGGCGTCGGAGATGGCCGCGGCACTGACGCCGATCGTCGACGCCCTCGCCGCCGCATCCGGGGTACGCCGCGCCGCGATGTGGGCGATCACCACGGATTCGATCGCCAACCGGGCCCTCGACGCCGGTGCCGCGTGCGGCGACCGCGTCCGCGGCAGCATCTTCGCCCGGGGTCTGGTGGACGCACTCCGCCGCGCCGGTGTCGTGTTGCCGGACCCGCGGTTCGTCGACGTCCGGGCCGGCGCGCTGTCGCGCCGGTTCACACAGCGGGCGTCGTGCTGCCTGATCTACGAGACGCCCGGGTCCGGCAAGTGCGTGAGCTGCCCGCGAAGACCTGCCGACGACCGATTGAGAGGCCTGGCCGCACTCGTGATGTGA
- a CDS encoding MMPL family transporter: MTRWASTVVSRKWWVLTLAVFAVLVSGAWGTGVFAKLSSGGFTDPGSESAEVARIVEANLGPQTPDIIAIYTAPDGKTLDDIGPQVTASLDRFAAEVPTYSVNSYWTADATRKQSMVSGDGTKASAAITVDPDAGITAATFNDLLPKLEVEGVDTEFAGNSVVGVAFNNRLQQDLVLAEAIALPITLVLLVFIFGGLVAAAVPVFVGLLSIFSALATLRLLTLFTDVSSFAINVASLLGLGLAIDYGLFIVGRFREELESGADVAEATRRTVLTAGRTVLFSGLLLVCAFSGMLVFPQDVIKSLGFGAMAAVASAALLSLTAVPALLAILGHRINALTWRKDAAQRGEVRARTFWGSVVTWVMRRPVAIAVGIVAGLMVLAAPLLSASLGEVTYTALPENDPARIATDTLTTEFPTTGNGATLILRGTDGTAPTAADGAAVAQSAGQVPGIGAATVVASNGELVAVQAVYSEGVTTDDQSAAVDGLRAISVPEGTELLVGGGQATVDDGNAAIVHWMPVMIAIMVGSTLVLLFLAFGSVVLPIKAVAMAGLSLAATFGVLTWIFELGHGAGLLGVSPAPLEATFVVLILAVVFGLSTDYEVFLMSRMVEAHEAGATTEEAVRFGTERTGRIVTAAALLLVVVTGAFTISGLSIMRFLGVGMIVALLVDATVVRMLLVPSLVKLMGEANWWAPAWMKKVHAKVGLGH, encoded by the coding sequence ATGACACGTTGGGCCTCGACCGTTGTTTCACGCAAATGGTGGGTCCTGACCCTCGCCGTGTTCGCCGTTCTGGTGAGCGGTGCATGGGGCACCGGCGTGTTCGCGAAGCTCAGCTCGGGTGGATTCACCGACCCCGGTAGCGAATCCGCCGAGGTCGCGCGAATCGTCGAGGCGAATCTGGGTCCGCAGACCCCGGACATCATCGCCATCTACACCGCACCCGACGGGAAGACCCTCGACGACATCGGCCCCCAGGTCACCGCGAGTCTCGACCGGTTCGCCGCCGAGGTGCCGACGTATTCGGTGAACTCCTACTGGACCGCGGACGCGACGCGGAAGCAGTCGATGGTGTCGGGGGACGGCACCAAGGCGTCCGCAGCGATCACCGTCGACCCGGATGCCGGGATCACCGCCGCCACGTTCAACGATCTGCTCCCGAAGCTCGAGGTGGAGGGCGTCGACACCGAGTTCGCCGGAAACTCGGTGGTGGGTGTGGCGTTCAACAACCGGCTGCAGCAGGACCTGGTGCTGGCCGAGGCGATCGCGCTCCCGATCACTCTCGTGTTGCTGGTCTTCATCTTCGGCGGACTGGTCGCCGCCGCCGTACCGGTGTTCGTCGGGCTGCTCTCGATATTCAGTGCCCTCGCGACGCTGCGCCTGCTGACACTGTTCACCGACGTCAGTTCGTTCGCGATCAACGTGGCATCCCTGCTGGGCCTGGGGCTCGCGATCGACTACGGCCTGTTCATCGTCGGCCGTTTCCGCGAGGAACTCGAGTCCGGCGCCGACGTGGCCGAGGCGACCCGGCGCACAGTCCTGACCGCGGGCCGCACCGTGCTGTTCTCCGGTCTGCTTCTCGTGTGCGCGTTCTCGGGAATGCTGGTCTTTCCGCAGGACGTGATCAAGTCGCTCGGGTTCGGGGCGATGGCCGCGGTCGCGAGTGCGGCGCTGCTGTCCCTCACCGCGGTGCCCGCGCTGCTCGCGATCCTCGGTCACCGCATCAACGCGCTGACCTGGCGCAAGGATGCGGCGCAGCGCGGTGAGGTGCGCGCCCGCACATTCTGGGGCTCCGTCGTCACCTGGGTGATGCGTCGGCCGGTCGCCATCGCGGTCGGGATCGTCGCGGGCCTGATGGTCCTCGCCGCGCCCCTGCTCAGCGCGTCACTCGGCGAGGTCACGTACACGGCGCTGCCCGAGAACGATCCGGCCCGTATCGCCACCGACACTCTCACCACCGAATTTCCCACCACCGGGAACGGCGCCACCCTCATCCTCCGGGGCACCGACGGCACCGCGCCCACTGCCGCCGACGGAGCCGCTGTCGCCCAGTCCGCCGGCCAGGTGCCGGGTATCGGCGCCGCCACTGTCGTCGCGTCGAACGGCGAACTGGTGGCGGTCCAGGCCGTCTACTCCGAGGGAGTCACCACCGACGATCAGAGCGCGGCGGTGGACGGTCTGCGCGCCATCTCCGTCCCCGAGGGGACAGAACTCCTCGTCGGCGGCGGACAGGCGACCGTCGACGACGGCAACGCGGCGATCGTGCACTGGATGCCGGTCATGATCGCGATCATGGTGGGGTCGACGCTGGTTCTGCTGTTCCTGGCATTCGGCTCGGTGGTGCTGCCGATCAAGGCCGTCGCGATGGCGGGGCTGAGTCTCGCCGCCACGTTCGGGGTGCTCACCTGGATCTTCGAGCTCGGACACGGAGCGGGCCTGCTCGGGGTCAGTCCGGCACCGCTCGAGGCGACGTTCGTGGTCCTCATACTCGCCGTGGTCTTCGGCCTGTCGACCGATTACGAGGTGTTCCTGATGTCGCGCATGGTCGAGGCGCACGAGGCGGGCGCGACCACGGAGGAGGCGGTGCGTTTCGGCACCGAGCGCACGGGCCGGATCGTGACGGCCGCCGCGCTGCTGCTCGTGGTGGTGACCGGGGCGTTTACCATCTCCGGTCTGTCGATCATGCGGTTCCTCGGCGTGGGCATGATCGTCGCGCTGCTCGTCGACGCGACCGTGGTGCGGATGCTCCTCGTTCCGTCCCTGGTGAAGCTGATGGGCGAGGCCAACTGGTGGGCTCCGGCCTGGATGAAGAAGGTGCACGCCAAGGTGGGTCTCGGCCACTAG
- a CDS encoding rhodanese-like domain-containing protein, whose product MIEVDLNALDGALASGAPVIDVREADEYAQARVPGVTLIPLSEFVARVNEIPDAEVVYVICAVGGRSLQAAEYLNARGINAVSVAGGTSAWMQSGRPVESGA is encoded by the coding sequence ATGATCGAAGTCGACCTGAATGCCCTGGACGGCGCATTGGCGTCGGGCGCCCCCGTCATCGACGTGCGCGAGGCCGACGAGTACGCCCAGGCCCGGGTTCCGGGAGTGACGCTGATCCCGCTCAGCGAGTTCGTCGCGCGGGTGAACGAGATCCCGGACGCCGAGGTCGTCTACGTGATCTGCGCGGTCGGCGGCCGGAGCCTGCAGGCGGCGGAGTACCTGAATGCGCGGGGAATCAACGCCGTGTCGGTGGCGGGCGGGACGTCCGCGTGGATGCAGTCCGGCCGCCCCGTGGAGTCCGGCGCCTGA
- a CDS encoding ABC transporter ATP-binding protein — translation MTALSLHRVRAELGSREVLHGVDFSVRPGEVLALVGPNGSGKTTALRCCYRALIPTAGAVVVDGTDSADLGRRELARTIGASTQEPRVSAGLTVRESVSLGRVPHRAWFERANGVDGEIVETCIRQVGLTDLAGRDVQALSGGERQRVSIARALAQQPRVLLLDEPTNHLDLRHQLTVMSLLRDLAADGLAIVVTMHDLRLAVEYCDTLAVLHDGRVISTGPPVDVLDDAVLGGVFGIRGVVRSMPRLSMEILGLADG, via the coding sequence GTGACCGCGCTGAGTCTGCACCGCGTCCGTGCCGAACTGGGGTCGCGGGAAGTGCTGCACGGCGTCGACTTCTCCGTCCGTCCCGGTGAGGTGCTGGCGCTGGTCGGGCCCAACGGTTCCGGGAAGACCACGGCGCTGCGCTGCTGCTACCGTGCGCTCATCCCGACCGCGGGAGCCGTCGTCGTCGACGGAACGGACAGCGCCGACCTGGGCAGGCGGGAACTCGCCCGGACGATCGGCGCGAGTACCCAGGAACCGCGGGTGTCCGCGGGACTGACCGTGCGCGAATCGGTTTCGCTCGGACGCGTCCCGCACCGGGCATGGTTCGAGCGGGCGAACGGCGTCGACGGTGAGATCGTCGAGACGTGCATACGGCAGGTGGGGCTGACCGACCTCGCGGGCCGCGACGTGCAGGCACTGTCGGGTGGGGAACGCCAGCGGGTGTCGATCGCCCGGGCACTCGCCCAGCAGCCGCGGGTCCTGCTGCTCGACGAACCCACCAACCACCTCGACCTGCGGCACCAGCTGACGGTGATGAGCCTGCTGCGCGACCTCGCCGCCGACGGTCTCGCGATCGTCGTGACCATGCACGACCTCCGGCTGGCCGTGGAGTACTGCGACACGCTGGCCGTGCTGCACGATGGTCGGGTGATCAGTACCGGTCCGCCCGTCGACGTGCTGGACGACGCCGTGCTCGGCGGGGTGTTCGGCATCCGCGGCGTGGTGCGGTCCATGCCGCGGCTGTCGATGGAGATCCTGGGGCTGGCCGATGGATGA
- a CDS encoding DUF4349 domain-containing protein produces MRRYVLSAIVVATLALAGCGGSSSDSSQSSPAPSPGGASQMEIGGAVQQPAKDQAPTERQEIITGQVALTAGDPVAVGRQIVDKVDELGGRVDQLTEQPGSDDQDASSSLTIRVPADSLTRTLDDLRELGKVTSVSVTKSDVTMQSQDLDARIGALTASVTRLQGLITSAANTADLIEAERALSERQGELDSLTAQKRSLSDQVALATITIDVTTTEAERPSTGPDNFWEGVVAGWNALLSAIAGGAVVVGALIPWFGFVAVIALVVYGAYRLRRKYNRPQGPPSGPAPEREEAKTQ; encoded by the coding sequence ATGAGGAGATACGTCTTGTCGGCGATCGTCGTGGCCACGCTGGCGCTCGCGGGGTGTGGGGGTTCGAGCAGCGACTCCTCCCAGTCGTCGCCCGCCCCCTCTCCCGGGGGTGCCAGTCAGATGGAAATCGGTGGCGCGGTACAGCAACCCGCGAAGGATCAGGCGCCCACCGAGCGTCAGGAGATCATCACCGGTCAGGTCGCGCTCACCGCGGGCGACCCGGTGGCCGTCGGCAGGCAGATCGTGGACAAGGTCGACGAGCTGGGCGGGCGCGTCGACCAGCTCACCGAACAGCCGGGCTCCGACGACCAGGACGCGAGCAGTTCCCTGACCATCCGGGTGCCCGCCGACTCGCTCACACGGACGTTGGACGATCTGCGCGAGTTGGGCAAGGTCACCAGCGTCAGCGTCACCAAGAGCGATGTGACGATGCAGTCGCAGGATCTCGACGCCCGGATCGGCGCGCTGACGGCGTCCGTCACCCGCCTGCAGGGGCTCATCACGTCGGCCGCGAACACGGCGGATCTGATCGAGGCCGAGCGCGCGCTGTCAGAACGCCAGGGGGAACTCGACAGTCTCACCGCCCAGAAGCGGTCACTGAGCGATCAGGTGGCACTGGCCACGATCACGATCGACGTCACCACCACCGAGGCCGAACGGCCGAGTACCGGTCCCGACAATTTCTGGGAAGGCGTCGTGGCGGGCTGGAACGCCCTGCTGTCGGCGATCGCGGGCGGCGCCGTGGTCGTGGGGGCGCTGATTCCCTGGTTCGGGTTCGTGGCCGTCATCGCACTGGTCGTGTACGGCGCGTACCGTCTGCGCCGGAAGTACAACAGGCCGCAGGGACCCCCGTCGGGCCCGGCGCCGGAACGAGAAGAGGCGAAGACGCAATGA
- a CDS encoding ABC transporter substrate-binding protein: MYCQSFRSSALVTFAVAALVVAGCSRGESVGETASTESFAEPVSVTNCARTETFDAPPQRIVSMNDHVTEVLIEMGAGDRIVGTGYGDATPLPEFAEQFAKIPKLATEYPTREQILDLDPDLVVGGMRSAFDEKEGRSRESLGEQGIPTFLFSEYCGQGFPDIGLLRSDYGQLGEILGVPDEARAVSDRVTSGLQAVRDEIAGAAPVPTFFYDSGEDVPLTIGGVGVGQLIADHAGAANLFAEGEKPYSKSTWEVIGERAPEAIVVLDYGTTSAQAKIDFLKSHPIMSTTPAVKAGRFVVVPLDDFFESPRLVRSVETIARALHPDVVGAR, translated from the coding sequence ATGTACTGTCAGTCGTTCCGAAGTTCCGCCCTGGTCACGTTCGCCGTGGCCGCGCTGGTGGTCGCGGGATGTTCACGCGGGGAGTCCGTGGGGGAGACCGCTTCCACCGAATCTTTCGCCGAGCCGGTGTCCGTCACCAACTGCGCGCGAACGGAGACGTTCGACGCGCCGCCCCAGCGCATCGTCAGCATGAACGATCACGTCACCGAGGTGCTGATCGAGATGGGGGCGGGCGATCGCATCGTCGGCACGGGGTACGGCGACGCGACCCCGCTGCCGGAGTTCGCGGAACAGTTCGCGAAGATCCCGAAACTCGCGACGGAGTACCCGACCCGGGAGCAGATCCTCGACCTCGACCCCGACCTGGTGGTCGGCGGCATGCGCAGCGCGTTCGACGAGAAGGAGGGGCGATCACGCGAGTCCCTCGGGGAACAGGGCATTCCGACCTTCCTGTTCTCCGAGTACTGCGGGCAGGGCTTCCCCGACATCGGGCTGCTGCGCAGCGACTACGGCCAGCTCGGTGAGATCCTCGGTGTTCCGGACGAGGCGCGCGCCGTCAGCGACCGGGTGACGTCCGGACTGCAGGCCGTGCGGGACGAGATCGCAGGCGCCGCGCCGGTTCCGACGTTCTTCTACGATTCCGGCGAGGACGTCCCGCTGACGATCGGCGGTGTGGGTGTCGGCCAGCTCATCGCGGACCATGCGGGCGCGGCCAACCTGTTCGCCGAGGGCGAGAAGCCGTATTCGAAGTCCACGTGGGAGGTCATCGGCGAACGCGCGCCGGAGGCGATCGTCGTCCTCGACTACGGCACGACGAGTGCGCAGGCGAAGATCGACTTCCTGAAGTCGCACCCGATCATGTCGACGACGCCGGCCGTGAAAGCCGGCCGGTTCGTGGTGGTGCCGCTCGACGACTTCTTCGAGAGCCCGCGTCTGGTGCGATCGGTGGAGACGATCGCGCGGGCGCTGCATCCGGATGTCGTCGGCGCGCGGTGA
- a CDS encoding FecCD family ABC transporter permease: protein MTVTTERAAPTERTAHPARARLGFAGLVLLLALATLFVLGLAVSFGSVRIPVGDVWAIVAHRVAPGAFDPWWSQARESIVVDSRLPRALTAAVVGAALALAGAVAQAVTRNPLADPYLLGVSSGAGFGVVVVTVLGLGVGALGAFTIPVAAFLGAMVPLFLSLAIGGRYPQPTAVILVGVASAQVFSALITFSILVVADEHQLSSVMHWLAGGFGDSRWSTVIFPAVALATVGAAMMLSASRIDLLQAGDDGAAALGLNVRRFRVVQLLGVSMLAGAAVSVAGGIGFIGLLVPHLAGYVVGARAIRLLPVAALLGAIAMVAADTAARSVARSIEIPVGVVTALVGAPIFVWMLYRQYRRVEP from the coding sequence GTGACGGTCACCACGGAACGGGCGGCGCCGACGGAGCGGACGGCGCACCCGGCCCGCGCACGCCTCGGTTTCGCGGGCCTGGTGCTGCTGCTCGCGCTGGCGACGCTGTTCGTCCTCGGCCTGGCGGTGTCGTTCGGTTCGGTGCGCATCCCGGTCGGTGACGTCTGGGCAATCGTCGCGCACCGGGTGGCGCCCGGCGCGTTCGACCCCTGGTGGTCGCAGGCGCGGGAATCGATCGTCGTCGACTCGCGGCTGCCGCGGGCGCTGACCGCGGCGGTCGTCGGGGCGGCGCTCGCCCTGGCCGGCGCCGTGGCGCAGGCGGTGACGCGTAATCCGCTGGCCGATCCGTATCTGCTCGGGGTGTCGTCGGGCGCGGGTTTCGGCGTGGTGGTGGTGACGGTGCTCGGCCTCGGGGTGGGGGCGCTCGGCGCGTTCACGATTCCCGTCGCGGCGTTCCTGGGCGCGATGGTGCCGCTGTTCCTGTCACTGGCGATCGGCGGCCGGTATCCGCAGCCGACCGCCGTCATCCTCGTCGGTGTCGCGTCGGCGCAGGTGTTCTCGGCTCTCATCACGTTCTCGATCCTCGTCGTCGCCGACGAGCACCAACTGAGTTCGGTGATGCACTGGCTGGCGGGCGGTTTCGGCGACTCGCGGTGGTCGACGGTGATCTTCCCGGCCGTGGCCCTCGCCACGGTGGGGGCGGCGATGATGCTGAGCGCGAGCCGCATCGACCTGCTGCAGGCCGGAGACGACGGCGCCGCCGCCCTCGGGCTGAACGTGCGGCGCTTCCGCGTCGTGCAATTGCTCGGGGTGTCGATGCTGGCCGGGGCGGCCGTGTCCGTCGCGGGCGGCATCGGCTTCATCGGACTGCTCGTGCCGCACCTGGCCGGGTACGTCGTGGGCGCCCGTGCGATCCGGTTGCTGCCCGTCGCCGCGCTGCTCGGCGCGATCGCGATGGTAGCGGCGGACACGGCCGCGCGGTCGGTCGCACGGAGCATCGAGATCCCGGTGGGCGTTGTCACCGCCCTGGTGGGTGCGCCGATCTTCGTGTGGATGCTCTACCGGCAGTATCGGAGGGTCGAGCCGTGA
- a CDS encoding error-prone DNA polymerase yields MGWGNGPPTWSEMERVLSGRPGRVDPESLYPGDGGDSPAWSRKRGEYRAGRQERSGSTVPYAELHAHSAFSFLDGASPPEELVEEAVRLGLEAIALTDHDGFYGVVRFAEAAKELNMRTVFGSELSLDDAHLLVLARGQEGYRRLSREIAAAHLAGGEKGRLRYDLDRLADAAGGHWQILTGCRKGHVRQALADGGPDAAAARLRDLIDRFGADRVTVELTHHGVAEDAERNACLAELAQRHGLRVIASTAAHFAGPPRRRLAMAMAAVRARQSLDDAAGYLAPAGGAHLRSGEEMAHLFAAYPDAVRGAAELGLECAFDLRLIAPQLPPFDVPDGHTEASWLRQLTMDGARRRYGAPADRPEAYRQIEHELGIITGLNFPGYFLVVHDIVSFCKNNDILCQGRGSAANSAVCYAIGITNVDPVRNKLLFERFLSPERDGPPDIDVDIESDRREEAIQHVYTKYGRQYAAQVANVITYRGKSSVRDMARALGFSQGQQDAWSKQVSRWGGIGKEAGTDIPPAVLELAAQIEGFPRHLGIHSGGMVICDRPIADVCPVEWARMANRSVLQWDKDDCAAVGLVKFDMLGLGMLSALHYMIDLVAEHKGIEVDLAQLDLSEEAVYEMLQRADSVGVFQVESRAQMATLPRLKPRNFYDLVVEVALIRPGPIQGGSVHPYIRRRNKLEPVTYDHPSLEKALKRTLGVPLFQEQLMQMAVDVAGFSPAEADQLRRAMGSKRSPEKMERLRGRFYQGMRELHGIGGDVADRIYEKLFAFANFGFPESHSQSFAALVFYSSWFKLHHPAAFCAGLLRAQPMGFYSPQSLVADARRHGVRVHGADVNASLAHATVEAGGTEVRLGLGEVRHIGTALAERIVDSRGDGGPYTSFLDLTGRVELSTAQAESLATAGALDSFGLSRREALWAAGAAAGERRDRLPGIGASTRAPTLPGMSDLELAAADVWATGVSPDTYPTEFLRPQLDALGVIPAAHLLDVPDGDRVLVGGAVTHRQRPATAAGVTFINLEDETGMVNVVCSVGLWAKYRKLANTAPALLVRGKVQNAEGAVTVVADRLQLMDLRVSAKSRDFR; encoded by the coding sequence ATGGGTTGGGGAAACGGCCCGCCGACGTGGTCCGAGATGGAACGCGTCCTGTCGGGCAGGCCGGGGCGGGTCGACCCGGAGTCGCTGTACCCCGGCGACGGCGGCGACAGTCCCGCGTGGTCGCGTAAACGGGGGGAGTACCGGGCGGGTCGTCAGGAGCGTTCCGGTTCCACCGTGCCGTACGCCGAACTGCACGCGCACTCGGCGTTCAGCTTCCTCGACGGCGCCTCCCCGCCGGAAGAGCTGGTGGAGGAGGCCGTCCGGCTCGGGCTCGAGGCCATCGCGCTCACCGACCACGACGGGTTCTACGGTGTGGTCCGGTTCGCGGAGGCGGCGAAGGAACTGAACATGCGCACCGTGTTCGGGTCCGAACTGTCGTTGGACGACGCGCACCTGCTGGTGCTGGCGCGAGGTCAGGAGGGGTACCGGCGGCTCTCCCGGGAGATCGCGGCGGCGCATCTCGCGGGAGGGGAGAAGGGCAGACTCCGCTACGACCTCGACCGTCTCGCCGACGCGGCCGGGGGGCACTGGCAGATCCTGACCGGCTGCCGGAAGGGGCATGTGCGTCAGGCGCTCGCCGACGGTGGTCCGGACGCCGCGGCGGCCCGGCTACGGGACCTGATCGACCGATTCGGGGCCGACCGGGTCACGGTGGAGCTCACCCATCACGGCGTCGCGGAGGACGCCGAGCGCAATGCCTGCCTCGCCGAACTCGCACAGCGGCACGGACTTCGGGTGATCGCGTCCACGGCGGCACACTTCGCGGGACCGCCACGAAGGCGGCTGGCCATGGCGATGGCCGCCGTCCGGGCCCGTCAGAGCCTCGACGACGCGGCCGGCTACCTGGCGCCCGCCGGGGGAGCGCACCTGCGGTCCGGCGAGGAGATGGCGCATCTGTTCGCCGCGTACCCGGACGCCGTCCGCGGTGCCGCGGAACTCGGCCTGGAGTGTGCGTTCGACCTGCGGCTCATCGCGCCGCAACTGCCCCCGTTCGACGTTCCCGACGGGCACACCGAGGCGAGCTGGCTGCGACAGCTCACGATGGACGGGGCGCGGCGCCGTTACGGTGCGCCCGCGGACCGGCCGGAGGCCTACCGGCAGATCGAGCACGAACTGGGCATCATCACCGGGCTGAATTTCCCGGGTTACTTCCTGGTGGTCCACGACATCGTGTCGTTCTGCAAGAACAACGACATCCTCTGCCAGGGAAGGGGTTCGGCGGCCAACTCCGCCGTCTGCTACGCCATCGGCATCACCAACGTGGATCCCGTCCGCAACAAGCTGCTGTTCGAACGTTTCCTCTCGCCCGAACGCGACGGGCCCCCGGACATCGACGTCGACATCGAATCCGACCGCCGGGAGGAGGCCATCCAGCACGTCTACACCAAGTACGGACGCCAGTACGCGGCGCAGGTCGCGAACGTCATCACGTACCGCGGAAAGTCCTCGGTGCGGGACATGGCGCGGGCGTTGGGCTTCTCGCAGGGGCAGCAGGACGCGTGGAGCAAGCAGGTCAGCCGCTGGGGTGGGATCGGGAAGGAGGCCGGCACCGACATTCCGCCCGCCGTCCTCGAACTGGCCGCTCAGATCGAGGGGTTTCCGCGGCACCTCGGCATCCACTCGGGTGGCATGGTGATCTGCGACCGGCCGATCGCCGACGTGTGCCCGGTGGAGTGGGCGCGCATGGCGAATCGCAGTGTTCTGCAGTGGGACAAGGACGATTGCGCTGCGGTGGGTCTGGTGAAATTCGACATGCTGGGCCTCGGCATGCTCTCCGCGCTGCACTACATGATCGACCTGGTGGCCGAGCACAAGGGGATCGAGGTGGATCTGGCGCAGCTGGACCTCTCCGAGGAGGCCGTCTACGAAATGTTGCAGCGGGCGGACTCGGTGGGGGTGTTCCAGGTGGAGTCGCGGGCCCAGATGGCGACCCTGCCGAGGCTGAAACCGCGGAACTTCTACGACCTGGTGGTGGAGGTGGCGCTCATCCGCCCCGGTCCGATCCAGGGCGGATCGGTGCACCCGTACATCCGGCGCCGCAACAAGCTCGAACCGGTGACCTACGACCATCCGTCCCTGGAGAAGGCGCTGAAGCGGACGCTGGGTGTGCCGCTGTTCCAGGAACAGTTGATGCAGATGGCGGTCGACGTGGCGGGGTTCAGCCCGGCCGAGGCCGACCAGCTCCGCCGGGCCATGGGGTCCAAACGGTCGCCCGAGAAGATGGAACGGCTGCGGGGACGGTTCTACCAGGGCATGCGGGAGCTGCACGGGATCGGGGGCGACGTGGCCGACCGGATCTACGAGAAGCTGTTCGCTTTCGCGAATTTCGGTTTCCCCGAAAGTCATTCGCAGAGTTTCGCGGCCCTGGTGTTCTATTCGTCGTGGTTCAAGCTGCATCATCCGGCGGCGTTCTGCGCCGGTCTGCTGCGGGCGCAGCCGATGGGGTTCTACTCGCCGCAGTCGCTGGTGGCCGACGCCCGCAGGCACGGGGTGCGGGTGCACGGCGCGGACGTCAATGCGAGCCTCGCGCACGCCACCGTCGAGGCGGGCGGGACGGAGGTGCGGCTCGGGCTCGGCGAGGTGCGGCACATCGGGACCGCGCTGGCCGAGCGGATCGTCGACTCCCGCGGCGACGGCGGGCCGTACACGTCGTTCCTCGACCTCACCGGCCGGGTGGAACTGAGCACGGCGCAAGCCGAATCGCTGGCCACCGCAGGTGCTCTCGACAGTTTCGGGTTGTCCCGGCGGGAGGCGTTGTGGGCGGCGGGCGCCGCGGCGGGGGAACGCCGCGACCGGCTGCCGGGGATCGGGGCGTCCACCCGCGCGCCGACCCTGCCGGGGATGAGCGATCTCGAACTGGCCGCGGCGGACGTGTGGGCCACCGGGGTGTCGCCGGACACGTATCCCACCGAGTTCCTGCGCCCGCAACTCGACGCGCTCGGGGTGATCCCGGCGGCGCACCTGCTCGACGTTCCCGACGGCGACCGGGTTCTGGTGGGTGGGGCGGTGACGCACCGGCAGCGCCCGGCGACGGCGGCAGGGGTCACGTTCATCAATCTCGAGGACGAGACCGGGATGGTCAACGTCGTCTGTTCGGTGGGGTTGTGGGCGAAGTACCGCAAACTCGCCAACACGGCGCCCGCACTGCTGGTCCGCGGCAAGGTGCAGAACGCGGAGGGCGCGGTGACGGTGGTGGCGGATCGGTTGCAGCTGATGGATTTGCGGGTCTCCGCAAAATCCAGGGACTTCCGATGA